The following nucleotide sequence is from Candidatus Binatia bacterium.
GTTGAAGCAGACGTACGTCACCAGCTCCCACGGTCGATACTTGGATGTGTGTGGCGAGTCGCCAGCGTTGTGCGTCCGTAGTCGGACGTCCAAGTCGGAGGTGACGCCGACGTAGCGTTGGTCTGGGGCGGACAGGCTGCGGATGAGATAGACGCACTTCATGGCGGCCGAATTTACCCCTGTCCTGAGTGGCACGCCATCCGTAGCTCGCGGGGCGCGCTCGTCATCGTACCGAACAGCCCTCCTACGCCAAGGCTACGGAGGGCATGCCCACCGAAGCCGCGGCGAAGGCGGGCATCCTTCGCTCGCGTTGCTCGCGCTCCGTGAGCGAAGTCCGTTGATGGCACGCCAGCCGAAGCTCGTCGCCGCAGGGCGGAGACGAGCGAAGGATGGAGGCGGGGGGAATTGAACCCCCGTCCGGAAGCGGTCAACTTCGGTGTCTACGTACGTAGCCGCGTGTTTTAATCTCGCCGGCTGGGCTCCCACCATCCTTCGCTCCGAAAAGCTTCGGATGGCTTGACGCGACAGGATCCCAGACAGCCAGCTCGTAAGTTTTCGTCAGCGGCGCCTGAGCACTCACCGCTGCTTATCCCGATTTGCGTCGCCTGAATCCCACCCTACGGGCTCGGGCAGGTCAGACGTGGTTGCCCTTAGGCAGCCAGTGCTAGAGGTACGTCTGCGTTTAAGCAGCCCTGGGGTTTTACGGTACCCAGGATCCCGTGCACGCAACCGGAGCCTTCCATACTCCCGTCGAACCCAGATCGCCCCCATGTGGCAGTCCTGAGTGCTGAGTCCTGAGATTCAGAACCACCACATATCTAATAGCGGCCGGTGGGGTGGATCGCAACTGGGTCTACCTCATCCGGAGTCTGTCCGCACCAGACCAACGCTACGTCGGCGTCACCTCCGACTTGGACGCCCGGCTGCAGACGCACAAAGCTGAATGCGCCCGCCAGACGACGCCGCCCTCCACTTTCCAGTCCGTCGGGATGAGCATCGAGGCCGCCTCGCCGCCGATGCCCTGCGGATCCATGAGGCTGTACTTGCGAAAGCGCAGGATCTTGCCGTCACCCGCAACCAGCGCAACCGAGGCGACAAGGAAGACGCCAAGCACCGCTGAGACTCGTCGGATCATGACTCTGCCTCCTTTCCAGTCGGCCCGCGGTGCCGACATTGGAGTTTCAGTGCCGCTGGAGCCGAATTGTGGCCGGGTTGAAAAGTTTCGGCAAGCGCAATCGTTCCGGTGTTGCAGTTGCAGGGACGGAGGCCTGCTCGCCGAGCGCTTCCACCTCGGACCAAACTTAGGGACGTAGAGGCTGTGAGAGGCCTGTCGCCAGCGTCTCGACCCATTGACTTCGTTCCGTGGCGGCTGCATTCAACTGGGCGCCCGGTTAATTTGCTCCCGATGGAGAATGCGAGGGGGCCATCTTGAGCGCACGCGACACCTGCACCGCACGTTCGACCTGGCAGTCGATACACTGGAGGCAGGCGCCACGAGACCGCAAGGACGCATTCGGAAAGGAGCGCGGCGATGAGACAGCTGAGTGTGGCAACGCAGGAGGCTTTGCAGCGGGTGCTGGGCAAAGCCCTCGAAGCGCGACAGAAAGAGGATGGACGCCCGTTCATCGTCGGGCACTTCATCACCAACCGATGCATGTGCAAATGCGCCAGCTGCCTCTGGCGCGACAACGATTGCGAGGATGTGCCGCTGGCGGATCTCGAGCGCTTCTACACGCAGGCGAAAGAGGAGGGCTTCGTCGCCACGGCGCTGTCGGGCGGGGAGCCGTTCCTGCGCAGCGACCTCGGCGCGGTGGTGCGCTTCATCAAACAGGAAGCGGGGATGTCGATCCTGTTGTTCAATACGGGATGGTACCTGAAGAAGCGTATGGACGAGGTACTGCCGTACATCGACATGATGATCGTGAGCCTGGACTCGGCGAAGCCCGATCGCCACGACGCGATCCGCGGCTTGCCCGGGTTGTTCGACCGCGCCATCGAAGGCGTGCGCCTGGTCAAGGAGAAATACCCGGACGTTTCGCTGCAGTTCAACTGCTGCGTGCAGAAAGGGATGGCCGATGAGATCGACGACCTGCTCGCCCTGGCGGCGCGCCTCGACGTGCAGATCTCGTTCGACGTGATCACCGAGTATCGCCACGGAGAGAACGCGCATTTCGTCGAGACCGACATGGGAATGCCTTTGCCCGAGCTGCAAGCGCTGTGTGCATCGTTGGCGGAGAAGAAGCGCGCCGGTGCGCCGATTCTCAACTCGCAGCAGTACTTCGACTACTTCATTACCGGGCGCCAGGGATACCGCTGCCATCTCCCAAAGCTGGTCATGTTCGTCGACGGGCGTGGAAACGCCGAATACTGCCTCAACCTCGCCCGCCCCATCGCCAGCATTCGTACGATGCCGTTGAAGGAGATCATGCAGCTGGATCGATTCCGGCAGCTGCGCCTCGACGCCGAAGGCTGTTCGTCGTGTAACTCACCGACGATGGTCGATCTGTCGCAGGTGTGGGAGAACCCGGCGCTGGCGTTCGAGCCCGGCGGCATCGCGGTCGGCTGAACCGGCACGCAGCGGCGCGGTCCCTCAGCCAGCACGAAACTGCGAGAAGATGCCATGGAAGACCGGCGCGGAGGGTCGCTTTCGCTGGCGCGGCTGGTGCAGTGCAGCGTGGCGGAGCTGGAAGTGTTGTATGTGGAGCCGCGTCCCGTTGCGGTGCCGAGCGGCTGCTACCGCGGTGTGCATCTGGCCTGGCTGGATACGCCGGGGGCGCGGCCCTGGGCGCGGCCCACGGTGATCCGTCCGCTGCAGCACCTGGGGTTCCGGCTGCTGCCGTTCGGCGTCGATTTCATCCGGCACCGTTGGTTCTTCTTCCACCCGACTCTCGGGATCGGACGTTTCGTTGCGGAGGCCGGCCGCTCGCGGTGGCGCGACACGGAGACCGTGCGGCTGCACTACGAGGTCTCCCGTTTACCCGGCCCGGTGCGCGCCGTGCTCTACGACGAGGTGAAGGTATTGTCGCCCTCGTTGTGCCTGGGCATCGGTGGCATCAACGCACCGCGCGGGCGGGGCGACCATTTCTTCTTCGCCCTCGTAGCCTGAGCCTCCGCCGCGGCGACTTACCTCGCCTGGGTTCCCCCCCAGGTTCTTCCCACCGCCCGCAGTCGCGGTTGTGGAGGCACACATCGTGGCGAGCAGGAGGAGACTTGCGCCGATCTCCACCAAGATAAAGGTGGTGGCGAACGCGGCTCCGTGAACCGCCCACGCGACGACACGGCCAAACGCCGCGCTCGCGAGTAGCGCAGCAGGGAAGTAGAGCAGGCGGCCACGACCAGAGGCGCTCCCAGCCAGGATGCTCAGGCCGAGCGTCAGAAAGAACGCGGCGAAGTCGCCGAACTGCGTGCTGCGTGCGAGGCCATCCAAAACTGGCATGCCGAGGGTGGCGGCGGCGCGGTCGGGAGCGACCAGCCAGCCAACGCCTTGCAGCGCGAAGCCCGCGCCCATCAAGATCGTGACGATTCGAAGTGTAGAGCGCATCAACTCTCCTCCTTGAGGGCGACCGCGTCGCCGCCGATGCCCTGCGGATCCACGAGGCTGTACTTGCGAAAGCGCAGGACCTTGCCGTCACCCGCAGCCAGCGCAACCGAGGCGACCAGGAAGATGCCAAACCCCGCTGCGACTCGTCGGATCATGACCCTGCCTCCTTTCCAGTCGGCCCGCGGTGCCGACATTGGAGTTTCAGTGCCGCTGGAGCCGCATTGTGGCCGGGTTGAAGAGTTTCGGCAAGCGCAACCGTTCCGGGGTTGCAGTTGCAAGCACGGAGGCCTGCTCGCCGAGCCCTTCTACCTCGGCGAGCCGTGCGGCCTGCAACCGCCGGAGTGCTTCTGCGACAAGTCCGCCGGAGCGTCAGCGAAGGAGGAATCGTGGTACGGTGCTCACCGGACGCAACCTCTACGGCATACGAAAGCATAAGATGGGAGACATCGGGAAGAGGCGCGGCGCGTTGGACCGACATTTCCAGTAATCACACGGGGGCGGCGTCTCGGTTTCTCCGCGATGATCTGCCGGCCGATGTCCGAGCGGACTACGAAAGAAGGGTCGGCAACTTCACCCAGGTGCAGCGCGAGGGTTTCCTCATCGGCATGATCAAGGTGGGCTTCCTGAAGCGCATGGAAAGCGTCCTGGACAGCGGCGACGTCCGCTTTGGATTCGTGCACCCGAAGCAGATTCTGACCATCTATCGCGAGCTGTGCGCCGGCAAGTCGGCCCCGTACGAACTGCTCTGCAACGTCTTCGATCAGCTCACCCACAACGGCTCGGACATGACCGCATACGACCGCCTGCTGCAACCTGCGGTCGATTCGATCGTCGTCACCTTCCGCAAGCGCGTCGCCGCCGGCTTACAGGGTGGGCGGAGCTTCGTCATACCGAACCAGCGGGAGCAGGCGAGCGAGAAGACGGACTTCAAACTCGTGACATGGCTAGTCGTCGTGACAGGGGGCGCCAACGCTTGAACATTCGAGCCGAAGTCAGCAAGGTGCAGATATGAAGGTCACCGTGGAA
It contains:
- a CDS encoding GIY-YIG nuclease family protein; its protein translation is MDRNWVYLIRSLSAPDQRYVGVTSDLDARLQTHKAECARQTTPPSTFQSVGMSIEAASPPMPCGSMRLYLRKRRILPSPATSATEATRKTPSTAETRRIMTLPPFQSARGADIGVSVPLEPNCGRVEKFRQAQSFRCCSCRDGGLLAERFHLGPNLGT
- a CDS encoding GIY-YIG nuclease family protein yields the protein MKCVYLIRSLSAPDQRYVGVTSDLDVRLRTHNAGDSPHTSKYRPWELVTYVCFNDDQRAIAFERYLKSGSGRAFANKRLW
- a CDS encoding radical SAM protein, with product MRQLSVATQEALQRVLGKALEARQKEDGRPFIVGHFITNRCMCKCASCLWRDNDCEDVPLADLERFYTQAKEEGFVATALSGGEPFLRSDLGAVVRFIKQEAGMSILLFNTGWYLKKRMDEVLPYIDMMIVSLDSAKPDRHDAIRGLPGLFDRAIEGVRLVKEKYPDVSLQFNCCVQKGMADEIDDLLALAARLDVQISFDVITEYRHGENAHFVETDMGMPLPELQALCASLAEKKRAGAPILNSQQYFDYFITGRQGYRCHLPKLVMFVDGRGNAEYCLNLARPIASIRTMPLKEIMQLDRFRQLRLDAEGCSSCNSPTMVDLSQVWENPALAFEPGGIAVG